DNA from candidate division KSB1 bacterium:
GGAATTATCGGCTTCAGTTCGTTTTGCCGCCGGGGTACGGTTTCTCGCGGCAGGACCAGGGAAACAATGACGAGGTGGATTCCGATGTGGACCCATACACTGGACTCACAGGTGTCATCACTCTGAGCGAGGGCGAGAACAACTTTACCATCGACGCCGGGGCTTGCCGTTGTTCTGACTTTGGTGATGCTCCAGACCCCACCTATCCCACGCTGTTGAGCAGTAACGGTGCCCGCCATTTGTTGGGTGATGTGTGGATGGGGGAAGCAAGGGACGCTGAATGGGACGGGCAGCCGGTTGATGGCGATACTGCTGGTGTGGACGACGAGGACGGCGTGGAATTTCTGGGCTCCTCGCCCGTGCGAGGCGGCCCCTATCAGCTCCCCTATCGGCCTGGGTGGTTTGGTGCAGTGCGGATCACGGTGAGTGGCAGCGCGGACACCGCCTACCTCCATGCATGGTACGATTGGAACGCTGACGGGGATTGGGGCGACGAGGGCGAGACTCTTTTTACTGGGTACCCAGTGTCCGGAGCGGGTGTCTACGTGGTTGAGTTTTCAGTCCCCCAGAACGCAGTAGCTGGGGGAAGTTGGTCGCGCTTCCGCGTCGACGACGACAATACCAGTGGCCAACCCACAGGCGCAGCCCTGAACGGCGAAGTGGAGGACTATGACCCGACCACAGCACCAGTAGACGAGCCCCTCCTGCTTGACTTTGGCGACGCGCCAGATACGACTTATCCGAGCCATTGGATTAACGACGGAGCGGTGCATGTCATCGGGGACATTTGGTTGGGTTCCGGGGTGAGCGATGAGCTGGACACGAAGCAAATCGATCTGGATGAGTACGACGACGGAATCAACTTCCTCGGCTACTCGGAGGCTCCAGAGGGCCCATTCATCAACGGAGGGAGTTTCTCCCCCGGCGACTATGCCGCCATCGAATGGAACGCCAGCGGCGCCATTTCCGAGGAGCAGCCGGCCTACCTCCACATCTGGATCGACTGGGACCGAAGCGGCTCATGGGAACATCCGGAGGAGCTGGTCGTCGATACCGTTCTTGTCAGCACAGGCGTGGGACGAGCAGTGTTCCGCGCGCCCGAATGGTTGGCCGGCCAACCCCTTGGCACTACGTGGTTACGAGCACGGTTGGACCGGCAACCTGTAGGCACGCAGTTCCCTACCGGCATGGCCGACAATGGGGAGGTGGAAGACTATGGTGACCTGCTGGTGGACATTGAGCTGAGTAGCTTTCAGGCGACCAGTGAGATCGGCAAAGTGGTGCTCACCTGGCAGACGGAGAGCGAAACCGATAACCTCGGCTTTCACCTCTATCGGGCCGAAGGGGAGCGAGGCACTTATGCGCGCATTACCAGGGAGCTGATTAAAGGTGCAGGCACCTCCAACGAACGGCATGCTTACCGGTACGAGGACACCGAGGTTAAGGAAGGCGTGACGTACTTCTACCGCCTGGCGGACCTGGACTTTCGCGGGGGCATGCGTTTTCACGGACCTGTCTCAGTTACGGTGCGCACTGCCCCGCGCAGTTATGCGCTAGAGCAGAACTACCCGAATCCCTTTAACCCTACGACTACCATCGCGTTCTGTCTGCAGGACGCTGGCTTCACCACCCTGCGGGTGTTCAACATGCTCGGGCAGGAGGTGAAAACCCTAGTGGAACGTGAGCTTACCGCCGGCAGACACGAGGTCAGCTGGGATGGCACCGACAACCAAGGGAACCTGGTGCCCACTGGCCTGTACGTGTACACGCTGACGGTGAACGGCTATCGCGCGAGCAGGAAGATGGCGTTTACGCGCTAGTCGACAATGGCCAAACCCACGCGAGGAACGGAGATGAGGTCGACTGCACGACAACTGGGGCTCGCGGGCGTGGTGCTGGTGTGGTTAGGAGCGCCGGCTCGGAATGCCGTCGCCGATGGGGGGCAACTCAAGGAGCAGGGGCAGCCATTGCTGGCCGGGCGTTTGCTGGAGGCTGTCCAACTCTCTTCGCGTGCTTCTTTGGAAGAAGTGGAGCGGTGGGCTCACCGGCATGGGCTTGAGCTGCAGAACGGTCGGTTTGTCGTGGTGGCGGAGTTCGACCGAAGCGCCCTGGACGTGAAGCCAATGCTTATGGGTTACGGTGCGGAGGTCATCAAGAGCCGGGGGCAGCACGCAAGAATCGCCGTTCCTCTGGACCAGTTGGGACGCCTGGCCGCGGAGGCGGGGTGGGTTCGTTCCCTCAGAGAGCCGCTGCGACCCCTGGAACTAGTGACCAGCGAAGGGGTGTCCTTGACCAACGCCGACGGTTACCATGCCAACGGCTGGACCGGTGCGGGCATTAGGGTGGCGGTCATCGACGCTGGTTTTGGCAGCCTCGCCGAGGCCATTGCCCACGGTGAGCTCCCAACCGACGTTCACGTGGATGACTTTACCGGCACCGACATTGGCGGGACCACGCACGGCACCATGGTGGCCGAGGTAGTCCATGACATGGCTCCGGAAAGTGAGCTCTACCTGATGAAGATCGGCGACGATCTGGATCTGGCGGAGGCGGTGGATTCCTGCATTGCCAGGGGGGTGCGAGTGATCAACCACTCCATGTGCTGGCCGAACGCCGGCCCTCTGGATGGCACCGGGCCCATCTGCAGCATTGTGGATGCGGCCTTTGCCCATGGAATCGTCTGGGTCAACGCCGCAGGCAACCATGCCCTTCGCCATTACCGCGCGCAGTTCATGGATAGCGACGCAAATGGCTGGCACAACTTTGCCGAAGGCGGCGGCATTGATGAGTTCAACAGCCTCGGGGTGGTCAACGTGGGAGCATCGGTCGGCGTCTACCTGTCATGGAACGATTGGTGGTTGTCCGACCAGGACTACGACCTTTTCCTCTACTACTATGACACGGGCAGTGGCACATGGGTGCCCTATGACTCATCGACAACCCGACAGACCGGGAGCCAGTGGCCGGTGGAGAACCTGTCGGTGGTCATGGACCGTTCCGTGGAGGTGGCCGTGCGAGTTCGCAAGACCAATGCCAGCGGGTCGCACGAGCTGACGCTGTTTACCAACTACTACACACTCGAATACCGTCATCAGGCGAGCAGCGTCTTGGTTCCCGGTGACGCGGCAAGTGCGCTGACAGTAGGGGCGGTTCCTGCCAGCCAGTGGAACAGTGGACCCCAGGCTTACTACAGCTCCCAGGGTCCCACCTACGATGGCCGCATCAAGCCTGACCTCATGGGGCCGACCAGCGTCTCGGTGTACACCGGTGGCGGGCTCTTCTCCGGTACCTCGGCGGCTGCACCTCACGTGGCTGGCTCAGCCGCGCTGCTACTCAGCCGTTATCCGGGATGGGGCCCAGTCGAGGTGATTGCCCGGTTGGAAGAATCGGTGTCTCACGACTTTGGCGAACCGGGCAAGGACAGTGTTTTTGGTGCTGGCACGGTGCATAACGACGAACTGGTGCCGGTGCAGTTGCTCGGTTTGCAGGCCGTCCAGGTGGGGGCTTGTGCTCGCGTGCATTGGGAGACGCAGAGCGAAACAGAGAACCTGGGCTTCGAGGTGTATCGAGCCGAGGACGGCCATGCCGACCGCGTCAAGTTGACCGCGGAACTCATTTCGGGCGCCGGGACAACCAGTGAGAGGCACACGTACACCTATGACGACGCGCAGGTGCAGATTGGACGCCGGTACTTCTACTGGGTGGCAGACGTAGACTTCCGTGGTCGGCGCACCATGCATGGTCCGGTCGAGCTGACTGTCAGTGCCTTGCCGGGTGGCTATGCGTTGGAGCAGAACAGTCCGAATCCGTTCAATCCCACCACCCGCATTACCTTTTCGCTGCCAGAGGAGGGCCACGTGACGGTCAAGATCTACGACGTGCTTGGACGCTCCGTGAAAACCTTAGTTGCGGAGCACTTGCGTGCCGGGGTCCATACCGTGGCCTGGGATGGGACTGACTACTTGGGAACGGCGCTGCCGGGCGGGATCTACCTCTGCACAATGCAGGTGAACTCTTTTTCCGCCTCGCGCAGGATGGTCCTGGTGCGTTGAGGCAGGGGACGGGGAGCGGCCCTAAGGGCTGGGGGAAGCATTGAAATCATGGGCTGCACGAGAGCAAACGAACGAAAGGAGGTGAGCGAACGCGGCCGAAATGATCCATGGTGAGGTGTGAGGGACGCGGAGGTTCATTTCCGGCTAGCGCCCAGACAAACAGTGCACTGCATCGCCAGACCTCGGACAGAGCGGTCCGCGGCGCCTTGGGCGAAAAGATCGCAAGGTCCGCTCGTACATCCCCCACGAGGAGGAGCGTACATGGACAACTTAGCGGTGGCGATCGCGCTCTTGGGTGCTGGGGTCTTGGGTATGGGTTGGTTCAGTTGGAGCGCTAGATCACCTCAAGCAGCCAGGTTCCGCCCTCACACAGCAGAGTCACCGTCCTCACAGCAGCGCTTCAAGCGTTACGATGTGAGGACCCCAGGAACTGCAACGCCGAAACTCGTTGCATTCTGTCGCAGCAGCTCGGCCATGTTCCTGCGGGAAGACCGGAGCAACATCTACGTGACCTACGTGATGCACAAAGAGGAGCCCCCACAACAGGGGACCTGTGGCGGAGACATCCCTCGGCCGGAGTGAGGCGGCCAGGATGTTTCCCTGACATCGCGATGGCGCGCAGATGGAAGCGTAAGAGAGACCAGAGGTATCGAGACGTTGTCCGGCAGGGTGCACACACCGCAAAAGCTGGCAAAGTCAAAAGTCTCAGGGCTCTCTTCGGAACCAAGCTCACGCCGTCACCCTGCCCGCGCGGACGATTGTCCAGCGGGCAGGAACGGCGGCCGACGAGAGAGATCAGGTGCACATCCAGAGCCAGGAATAGAGCAAGAAGGCAAGGAGAACAATCGTGGTTTCACATAGATGCAGGGGCATCGCAGAGTAGAGAGGCAGCTGAAAGAATGAGACAGGAGGCGGGAATTGCTGGCAGAGAAAAGAGAACAATTGCACGGAGGGCCGTGCTGGAGGACAGCAGGCCCTTGGAACAACACGGTTGGAGCTTCGAGGGTTAGATGTCTGTAACGAAGATGCCCCAAGAGTGCCCGATTGGAGGTCTTGGGGGGTGGAGGGCTGGGCGTGCAGGCGAGTTCGGGCGACTCATTTCTACCACGCGCTCGGCATCCACGAAGTAGAAAGAAGGAGGGCCAAGCATGAGTGCGGCAAGGAAACACAGGAACACTGCATTCCTTTGGGGAATGCTGGGAATGGGGATAGTGGCTGGTCTGGCCTTGCTGGCCAGAAGTGAGCGGATCTGTGCCAAGGAACTCGACGGGGACGATTACATGCAGGTGACCCTGCCGCCAATTACCGGGCATGTCGCTCTCGTTGCGGGCGGCGTTGGGATGGTCGAAGGGAGTGGGAGCTTCACGATTACCGTGCCGCCGGATGCAACGGTGGAGGCCGCATACCTGTATTGGGCGGGCCAGGACAGTGATTCTCCCCCCAATCACATAGGCGACCCAGAGATCGCCGTGAAGATCGATGCTTCCGCGCCCATCACCGTTGTTGGGCAGTTGATCGGGATGACGACGGCCATCGCAGGACGATTCCGCTTCAGTTATCGGGTTGATATCACCTCCATGATCACCCCTGGAACCCATAACGTCACGCTGTCCGGGTTTGACCCTGGCCTGCTGGGTTCATCCGGACGGGCATTCGGAGGTGGCATCTTGGTGGTATACAGCGCTCCCGACCTGCCGCTGGCGACGGTGTCGATCGCCGATGGTGTGGATTATTTCCTTTTCTCCAAGTTCCATCCCACCAGTCAGTTACTGCGGTTCAGCTTCGTTCCTGCTCTCGTCAACCGCGAGACGGAGCTGCTTTTGATGGTGGGGGGTGTGGAAGAAGACGAGGCCAACGGCCTTTGGTACCAGGTCGGCGGCGACGCGATTCCGGCAGGCAGCATCGTGGACGCGCCAGGAGCGGTGGATTATGACAACTCCTCTAGCACCGTCGCGGGCGAGGACACCGACCCGTTCCATTCGGTCAACGGTGCAGAATGGGACAATTTGGCCATGAGCATTGAGGTGCCTGCGCACGCGTCCTGGTTAGCGCTTCAGATCGAGTCGCAGTCCGACAGCCCCTACGGCAAGCGCTCAGCCAGCGGCGTGTGGGTTGTCTGTGCGCTAAAACTGCCGGTCGTCGGCCTCGGCTCCATTGGCGACCTGGTGTGGAACGACGCCAACGGCAACGGCACTCAGGACGAGGGCGAGCAGGGCATCGATGGGGTCAAAGTGGTGTTGCAGCGGAGCGGCGAGGAGGGGATGACCACGTTCACCATCACCGGTGATAACCCTGCCACAGAGGAAGAGGAGCATGGCTGGTACCGCTTCACCGGCCTTGTTGCGGGTGTGTACACCGTCGACGTGGTGGACGCGACGTTACCCGTGAACTTCGCCGGCCTGCCCCCGATCCTCACCACGGCAGGCGACCCCTTGGTGGTTGAACTCGGCGAGGGCCAGGACTATGACGAGGCAGACTTTGGCTACATGGAAAACCCAGTGCCTGTGGAGTTGCTCTCCTTCTCGGCCGTTTGGCACGATGCCCAGGTCCATCTACGCTGGACTACTGCCTCCGAGACGGAGAACATGGGCTTTGACGTGTACCGGGCCGAAGCAGAAGAAGGGCCCTTCATCAAAGCGAACAAAACCCTCATTCCGGGCGCGGGTAATGCCACCGGGCTAAACACCTACAGTTACGTGGACCGTGAGGTCGATCCCGCGAAAGGCTACTACTACAAGCTCGCCGACGTGGACTATCGCGGCCGCGTACGGTTCCACGGGCCCATCTCGGTGGCATCCAGTTCAGTGCCGATGGACTATGAGCTGCACCAAAACTACCCGAACCCCTT
Protein-coding regions in this window:
- a CDS encoding T9SS type A sorting domain-containing protein, yielding MSAARKHRNTAFLWGMLGMGIVAGLALLARSERICAKELDGDDYMQVTLPPITGHVALVAGGVGMVEGSGSFTITVPPDATVEAAYLYWAGQDSDSPPNHIGDPEIAVKIDASAPITVVGQLIGMTTAIAGRFRFSYRVDITSMITPGTHNVTLSGFDPGLLGSSGRAFGGGILVVYSAPDLPLATVSIADGVDYFLFSKFHPTSQLLRFSFVPALVNRETELLLMVGGVEEDEANGLWYQVGGDAIPAGSIVDAPGAVDYDNSSSTVAGEDTDPFHSVNGAEWDNLAMSIEVPAHASWLALQIESQSDSPYGKRSASGVWVVCALKLPVVGLGSIGDLVWNDANGNGTQDEGEQGIDGVKVVLQRSGEEGMTTFTITGDNPATEEEEHGWYRFTGLVAGVYTVDVVDATLPVNFAGLPPILTTAGDPLVVELGEGQDYDEADFGYMENPVPVELLSFSAVWHDAQVHLRWTTASETENMGFDVYRAEAEEGPFIKANKTLIPGAGNATGLNTYSYVDREVDPAKGYYYKLADVDYRGRVRFHGPISVASSSVPMDYELHQNYPNPFNPETTIRFQVKAEGRVWLGIYNAAGQLVRRLADETMSAGYHALVWNGKGEAGELLPSGTYFCVMRVNGIEVSKKIVLTR
- a CDS encoding S8 family serine peptidase: MRSTARQLGLAGVVLVWLGAPARNAVADGGQLKEQGQPLLAGRLLEAVQLSSRASLEEVERWAHRHGLELQNGRFVVVAEFDRSALDVKPMLMGYGAEVIKSRGQHARIAVPLDQLGRLAAEAGWVRSLREPLRPLELVTSEGVSLTNADGYHANGWTGAGIRVAVIDAGFGSLAEAIAHGELPTDVHVDDFTGTDIGGTTHGTMVAEVVHDMAPESELYLMKIGDDLDLAEAVDSCIARGVRVINHSMCWPNAGPLDGTGPICSIVDAAFAHGIVWVNAAGNHALRHYRAQFMDSDANGWHNFAEGGGIDEFNSLGVVNVGASVGVYLSWNDWWLSDQDYDLFLYYYDTGSGTWVPYDSSTTRQTGSQWPVENLSVVMDRSVEVAVRVRKTNASGSHELTLFTNYYTLEYRHQASSVLVPGDAASALTVGAVPASQWNSGPQAYYSSQGPTYDGRIKPDLMGPTSVSVYTGGGLFSGTSAAAPHVAGSAALLLSRYPGWGPVEVIARLEESVSHDFGEPGKDSVFGAGTVHNDELVPVQLLGLQAVQVGACARVHWETQSETENLGFEVYRAEDGHADRVKLTAELISGAGTTSERHTYTYDDAQVQIGRRYFYWVADVDFRGRRTMHGPVELTVSALPGGYALEQNSPNPFNPTTRITFSLPEEGHVTVKIYDVLGRSVKTLVAEHLRAGVHTVAWDGTDYLGTALPGGIYLCTMQVNSFSASRRMVLVR
- a CDS encoding GEVED domain-containing protein, with amino-acid sequence MNTIKARFLRSQGYVPGHREVWTFGGWIIVLGALVFMALQPVLPAATAQTVGTLLSDYFGVTLRLGVVPPQGGHSYPPTGRPFDLSSFVPTLRPPGLEMLIPDSSSYGSDWYGYWSSTSVSGHADYWGQWPSGSEPYDVEAYYASVDPQNFYIAVVTSCPGPQIGGIHETRSGLNIWIRPGDLALDMGLNPLRTTGGDNWRYDFGVDIVHEQKPIPWEGSYSAVMHDNEVGSGLYRTSNSDWYTSCDKYATTAHKEYTNFDPLAADFSGTKLGDASDGVQTAYYQYDLNHDGQADGNDLECGYATYVIEAVIPRALLGSDNPQPGDTVKVRWVEGCRNDGNSNRGVAFLVIVLDAALGDRVWMDINRNGIQEEGEPGIEGVAVYLLSENSQPLDTTWTNANGLYAFYDLQPGNYRLQFVLPPGYGFSRQDQGNNDEVDSDVDPYTGLTGVITLSEGENNFTIDAGACRCSDFGDAPDPTYPTLLSSNGARHLLGDVWMGEARDAEWDGQPVDGDTAGVDDEDGVEFLGSSPVRGGPYQLPYRPGWFGAVRITVSGSADTAYLHAWYDWNADGDWGDEGETLFTGYPVSGAGVYVVEFSVPQNAVAGGSWSRFRVDDDNTSGQPTGAALNGEVEDYDPTTAPVDEPLLLDFGDAPDTTYPSHWINDGAVHVIGDIWLGSGVSDELDTKQIDLDEYDDGINFLGYSEAPEGPFINGGSFSPGDYAAIEWNASGAISEEQPAYLHIWIDWDRSGSWEHPEELVVDTVLVSTGVGRAVFRAPEWLAGQPLGTTWLRARLDRQPVGTQFPTGMADNGEVEDYGDLLVDIELSSFQATSEIGKVVLTWQTESETDNLGFHLYRAEGERGTYARITRELIKGAGTSNERHAYRYEDTEVKEGVTYFYRLADLDFRGGMRFHGPVSVTVRTAPRSYALEQNYPNPFNPTTTIAFCLQDAGFTTLRVFNMLGQEVKTLVERELTAGRHEVSWDGTDNQGNLVPTGLYVYTLTVNGYRASRKMAFTR